The following proteins are encoded in a genomic region of Rhodoflexus caldus:
- the nqrF gene encoding NADH:ubiquinone reductase (Na(+)-transporting) subunit F, whose amino-acid sequence MTTVVIASIVAFTVLIILLVLLLLFAQAKLVQSGDVKIVINGDEANPLIVPAGSSLLATLSNQKIFLPSACGGGGTCAMCKCVVEDGGGDVLPTEVGHLSRTEQKQKVRLACQVKVKQDMHIHVHEEIFGIKKWECEVVSNYNVASFIKEFVVKLPEGETLNFQSGGYIQVDVPAIEVDFKDIDIRPHPDDPAGPDKFRPEWDKFKLWDLKMKNPEPVFRAYSMANHPAEGNIIMLNIRIATPPWDRANNKWMDVNPGVCSSYVFTRKPGDKVTISGPYGEFFIKPTKREMVYIGGGAGMAPLRSHIFHLFHTMKTDRKVSFWYGGRSKRELFYTEHFRKIEQEFPNFKYYIALSEPLPEDNWQVKNGIDGEGDGFVGFIHQVFIDNYLSKHPEPEEIEFYFCGPPMMNAAVLKMCDDFGIPPENVAFDDFGG is encoded by the coding sequence ATGACAACAGTAGTAATAGCATCTATCGTTGCGTTTACGGTGCTTATCATCCTGCTGGTATTGTTGCTGCTTTTTGCACAGGCAAAATTGGTACAATCCGGTGATGTAAAAATCGTAATCAATGGCGATGAAGCCAATCCGCTCATTGTTCCGGCAGGTTCTTCCCTATTGGCAACCCTGTCTAACCAAAAAATCTTTTTACCTTCTGCCTGTGGCGGCGGCGGCACCTGCGCCATGTGTAAGTGCGTGGTAGAAGACGGCGGCGGCGATGTGTTGCCAACCGAAGTAGGCCACCTGAGCCGCACCGAACAGAAACAAAAAGTTCGCTTAGCCTGCCAGGTAAAGGTAAAGCAAGACATGCACATCCATGTGCACGAAGAAATCTTCGGCATCAAAAAATGGGAATGTGAAGTAGTTTCCAATTACAACGTAGCCTCTTTCATCAAAGAGTTTGTAGTGAAACTCCCCGAAGGCGAAACCCTCAACTTCCAATCCGGTGGTTATATCCAAGTGGACGTGCCTGCCATTGAGGTTGATTTTAAAGATATTGATATTCGCCCGCATCCTGATGACCCCGCCGGCCCTGATAAGTTCCGCCCTGAGTGGGATAAGTTCAAGCTGTGGGATTTGAAAATGAAAAACCCCGAGCCTGTGTTCCGTGCCTACTCTATGGCTAACCACCCGGCCGAAGGTAACATCATCATGTTGAACATCCGTATTGCAACTCCGCCATGGGATCGTGCAAACAACAAATGGATGGATGTTAATCCGGGCGTATGTTCTTCTTACGTATTTACCCGCAAACCGGGAGATAAGGTAACTATTTCAGGCCCTTACGGTGAGTTCTTCATTAAGCCGACCAAACGTGAAATGGTTTACATTGGCGGCGGTGCAGGTATGGCTCCTCTGCGTTCGCATATCTTCCACCTGTTCCACACCATGAAAACCGACCGTAAAGTATCGTTCTGGTATGGTGGTCGTTCTAAACGCGAACTGTTCTACACCGAGCACTTCCGTAAGATTGAGCAAGAATTCCCTAACTTCAAATACTACATTGCCCTTTCCGAACCGCTGCCCGAAGACAACTGGCAAGTGAAAAACGGTATTGACGGTGAAGGCGACGGCTTTGTAGGGTTCATTCATCAGGTGTTTATTGACAACTATCTTTCTAAGCACCCCGAGCCCGAAGAAATTGAATTCTATTTCTGCGGCCCGCCTATGATGAACGCTGCCGTGCTCAAAATGTGCGATGATTTCGGTATTCCACCTGAAAACGTAGCATTTGACGACTTCGGCGGATAA
- a CDS encoding phosphatidylserine decarboxylase family protein: MTIHREGYPTLLLTLVVLTVLNVALHYFLPAQELLHNIVLLISLVLFLIVLQFFRNPHVEIQVQAGKVIAPADGKVVVIEETVENEYFKDKRKQVSIFMSPFNVHVNRNPISGVVKYFRYHPGLYLVAWHPKASTDNERTTIVVQNDKGTEVLFRQIAGALARRICWYVEEGQRVMQGSEFGFIKFGSRVDIFLPLDAKITVELNQKTTAGKTVIAEIG, encoded by the coding sequence ATGACTATCCACCGCGAAGGATACCCTACTTTGTTGCTGACGTTAGTTGTACTGACCGTTCTGAACGTCGCATTACACTATTTCTTGCCCGCACAAGAATTGCTACACAATATTGTATTGCTTATCAGCCTTGTACTTTTTTTGATTGTGTTGCAATTTTTCCGCAACCCGCACGTGGAAATACAAGTGCAAGCAGGCAAAGTAATTGCCCCTGCCGACGGCAAAGTAGTTGTAATTGAGGAAACCGTTGAAAATGAATACTTTAAAGACAAACGCAAACAGGTTTCCATCTTCATGTCGCCTTTTAATGTACACGTAAACCGCAATCCGATTTCAGGTGTGGTGAAATATTTCCGCTACCATCCGGGGCTGTATCTGGTGGCGTGGCACCCCAAAGCAAGCACCGACAACGAACGCACCACCATAGTTGTACAAAACGATAAAGGCACGGAAGTTCTTTTCCGTCAGATTGCCGGCGCACTTGCCCGCCGCATTTGCTGGTACGTAGAGGAAGGCCAACGCGTAATGCAAGGTTCAGAGTTTGGCTTTATCAAATTTGGCTCGCGTGTGGATATTTTTTTGCCTTTGGATGCAAAAATTACCGTAGAACTCAATCAAAAAACCACCGCAGGCAAAACAGTTATTGCCGAAATCGGCTGA
- the obgE gene encoding GTPase ObgE produces the protein MSSPNFIDYVKIYCRSGAGGPGSIHFRREKYAPKGGPDGGDGGRGGHIILRGNAQLWTLLHLKYTKHLKAQNGAPGTGQNCTGKQGEDLIIEVPIGTVARHAETGEKMAEIMEDGQEIILLKGGRGGLGNQHFATPTNQAPRYAQPGEPFEEAWIILELKVLADVGLVGFPNAGKSTLLSVISAAKPEIADYPFTTITPNLGVVRYRDDRSFIVADIPGIIEGAAEGKGLGLRFLRHIERNSVLLFMIPVDSKDIRKEYDILLNELRKHNPELLDKKRLLAVTKADMIDEELKEAMSKELPEGIPAVFISSVAQQGLQELKDLLWRAITYEDKPKEAF, from the coding sequence ATGTCATCACCTAATTTCATAGACTACGTCAAAATCTACTGCCGCTCAGGCGCAGGAGGCCCCGGTTCCATACACTTTCGCCGCGAGAAATATGCCCCCAAAGGAGGCCCCGACGGTGGAGACGGCGGACGCGGCGGGCATATCATCCTGCGTGGCAATGCGCAACTCTGGACGCTGCTGCACCTGAAATACACCAAACACCTCAAAGCCCAAAACGGCGCACCCGGCACAGGACAAAACTGCACCGGCAAACAAGGCGAAGACCTGATTATTGAAGTCCCCATAGGCACGGTTGCGCGCCATGCCGAAACTGGAGAGAAAATGGCGGAAATCATGGAAGATGGTCAGGAGATTATCTTGCTCAAAGGCGGACGCGGCGGGCTTGGCAATCAACACTTTGCCACCCCCACCAATCAGGCGCCGCGCTATGCGCAACCGGGCGAGCCTTTTGAAGAAGCGTGGATTATTCTGGAACTCAAAGTATTGGCCGATGTCGGGCTGGTAGGTTTCCCCAATGCGGGCAAGTCTACCTTATTGTCTGTCATCTCTGCCGCCAAACCCGAAATAGCCGACTATCCGTTTACCACCATTACGCCCAATTTGGGAGTAGTGCGCTATCGCGACGACCGCTCTTTCATAGTGGCAGATATTCCGGGCATTATAGAAGGTGCCGCCGAAGGTAAAGGCCTCGGGCTGCGATTCCTCCGGCACATCGAGCGCAATTCGGTATTGCTTTTTATGATACCTGTGGACAGCAAAGACATCCGCAAGGAATACGACATCCTGCTGAACGAACTGCGCAAGCATAACCCCGAACTACTGGACAAAAAACGCCTGCTTGCCGTTACCAAAGCCGATATGATTGATGAAGAACTGAAAGAGGCCATGAGTAAAGAACTGCCCGAGGGCATTCCTGCCGTTTTTATTTCCTCAGTGGCACAGCAAGGGCTGCAAGAGTTGAAAGATTTGCTCTGGCGCGCCATCACCTACGAAGACAAACCAAAAGAAGCATTTTAA
- a CDS encoding deoxyhypusine synthase family protein, with amino-acid sequence MTTKGPISQFIEKNYRHFNAAALVDAAKGYEAHLEKGGLMFMTLAGAMSTAELGISLAEMIRQGKVHAITCTGANLEEDVFNLVAHDFYKRIPRYRDLTPAEEWDLMENGFNRVTDTCIPEGEAIRRIEKHIFELWKAADDKGERYLPHEFFYQLLKSGVLEQYYQIPPKDSWLLAACERNLPIFVPGWEDSTLGNIFASYCITGELKPSTMKSGIEYMTSLAQWYIDNHKTGNGIGFFQIGGGIAGDFPICVVPMLKQDLEMDEISFWAYFCQISDSTTSYGSYSGAVPNEKISWGKLHVNSPSYVIESDATIVAPLIFAYVLGQ; translated from the coding sequence ATGACCACAAAAGGGCCGATTTCACAATTTATCGAAAAAAACTACCGCCATTTTAACGCTGCCGCATTAGTAGATGCTGCCAAAGGCTACGAGGCGCATCTGGAAAAAGGCGGCCTGATGTTTATGACGCTGGCGGGGGCAATGTCCACAGCCGAATTGGGCATTTCTCTGGCCGAGATGATTCGTCAGGGCAAAGTACATGCCATTACCTGTACCGGTGCCAACTTAGAGGAAGACGTATTTAACCTCGTGGCTCACGATTTCTACAAACGAATCCCGCGCTACCGCGACCTGACGCCGGCCGAAGAATGGGATTTGATGGAAAACGGCTTCAACCGCGTTACCGATACCTGCATCCCCGAAGGAGAAGCCATCCGCCGCATCGAGAAGCATATTTTTGAACTTTGGAAAGCTGCTGACGACAAAGGCGAGCGTTATTTGCCGCATGAGTTTTTCTATCAACTGCTGAAAAGCGGAGTTTTGGAGCAGTATTATCAAATCCCGCCTAAGGATTCATGGTTGCTGGCTGCCTGCGAGCGCAACCTGCCTATTTTCGTTCCGGGATGGGAAGACTCTACGCTGGGTAACATCTTCGCTTCGTACTGCATCACAGGCGAGCTGAAGCCTTCTACCATGAAAAGCGGTATTGAGTATATGACCAGCCTTGCGCAATGGTACATTGACAACCACAAAACAGGCAACGGTATTGGTTTCTTCCAAATTGGCGGCGGCATTGCGGGCGATTTCCCCATCTGCGTGGTGCCTATGTTGAAGCAAGATTTGGAAATGGATGAAATCAGCTTCTGGGCGTATTTCTGCCAAATTTCCGACTCTACTACCAGCTACGGCTCATATAGTGGTGCTGTTCCCAATGAAAAAATTTCATGGGGTAAATTGCATGTCAATTCGCCTTCTTATGTGATTGAGTCCGATGCAACCATTGTTGCGCCGTTGATTTTTGCTTACGTGTTAGGTCAATAA
- a CDS encoding ammonium transporter: MMKKWTLPFALLVLVSLWGLVPTVTPAPNPEQPINTGDTAWMLAAAGLVLLMTPGLAFFYGGMVRFKNVVSTMLQSFIALGIVSVLWVVVGFSLAFGDSFGGIVGNPTTFMMFNNVGLATHPDLSPTIPFALFALFQLKFAIITPALITGGFAERIRFSSFILFITLFCLFIYAPLAHWTWHPEGFLRKWGVLDFAGGTVVHISAGFAALAGAMVLGRRKDHGKEHAPYNIPFILLGTGLLWFGWFGFNAGSALGANELAASAFMNTNTASAAAMLAWVFFDGMTGKKPSALGACIGAVVGLVAITPAAGFVTVGQSLFIGTIAAVISNLAVRVKTRSSLDDTLDVFPCHGLGGIVGMIATGIFAKDVGLFYGQTQTFMYHLLGLAIVSVFTFGGSWLLYKFTALLIPIRVRPEFETEGLDVSQHSEKANDVENIFHSVTHKNGRTAAKEYYEEELL; encoded by the coding sequence ATGATGAAAAAGTGGACTCTTCCGTTTGCCCTGCTGGTGTTAGTTTCTTTGTGGGGATTGGTGCCGACAGTAACGCCCGCGCCTAATCCCGAACAGCCGATTAATACAGGCGATACGGCTTGGATGTTGGCAGCCGCAGGTTTAGTACTGCTCATGACCCCCGGCTTGGCATTTTTTTACGGCGGCATGGTGCGTTTCAAAAATGTGGTTTCTACCATGTTGCAGAGTTTTATTGCATTAGGCATAGTAAGCGTATTGTGGGTAGTGGTAGGTTTCAGCCTTGCCTTTGGCGATTCCTTTGGCGGGATTGTGGGTAACCCAACTACTTTCATGATGTTCAATAACGTGGGGTTGGCAACGCACCCCGACCTTTCGCCCACCATTCCGTTCGCACTTTTTGCTTTGTTTCAACTCAAATTCGCAATTATTACTCCTGCCCTGATTACGGGCGGTTTTGCAGAGCGCATACGTTTTTCATCGTTTATTTTGTTCATTACCTTATTCTGCCTGTTTATTTATGCACCGCTGGCACACTGGACATGGCATCCCGAAGGTTTCCTGCGCAAGTGGGGCGTGCTTGACTTTGCAGGCGGTACTGTTGTGCATATTTCTGCCGGTTTTGCTGCCCTTGCGGGTGCAATGGTGCTTGGCCGCCGCAAAGACCATGGCAAAGAGCACGCTCCCTACAATATACCTTTCATCCTGCTTGGCACGGGGCTGCTGTGGTTTGGCTGGTTTGGCTTCAATGCCGGCTCGGCGCTGGGTGCTAACGAATTGGCGGCTTCTGCTTTTATGAATACCAACACGGCTTCAGCGGCTGCCATGCTGGCATGGGTGTTTTTTGATGGCATGACGGGCAAGAAACCTTCTGCATTGGGAGCTTGCATTGGTGCGGTAGTCGGTTTGGTGGCCATTACACCCGCTGCGGGCTTCGTTACGGTAGGGCAAAGCCTGTTCATCGGTACGATAGCTGCTGTTATTAGCAATCTGGCGGTGCGTGTCAAAACCCGCTCTTCGTTAGATGACACGCTGGACGTATTCCCCTGCCACGGTCTGGGTGGCATCGTTGGTATGATTGCCACAGGTATTTTTGCCAAAGATGTGGGCTTGTTCTACGGTCAGACGCAGACTTTTATGTACCACCTGCTCGGCTTGGCGATTGTATCGGTGTTCACTTTTGGAGGTTCGTGGTTGCTGTATAAATTCACTGCCTTGCTTATCCCTATTCGGGTACGTCCTGAATTTGAAACCGAAGGGTTAGACGTTTCGCAGCACAGTGAAAAAGCCAATGACGTGGAAAATATTTTCCACAGTGTTACACATAAGAACGGTAGAACTGCCGCTAAGGAGTATTACGAAGAAGAATTGCTTTAA
- a CDS encoding Sec-independent protein translocase subunit TatA/TatB: MLQSILLFLGSIGGPELLLILFVILLFFGAKKLPELARGLGRGIREFKDATREIKDEIEQGVKEQPKQ; the protein is encoded by the coding sequence ATGTTGCAAAGCATTTTATTATTCCTCGGAAGTATCGGCGGCCCTGAGTTGTTGCTGATTCTGTTCGTAATTCTGCTTTTCTTCGGTGCGAAGAAATTGCCCGAACTGGCTCGCGGCTTAGGCAGAGGCATTCGCGAGTTTAAAGATGCCACCCGTGAAATTAAAGACGAAATTGAACAGGGCGTAAAAGAACAGCCCAAACAATAA
- the gatA gene encoding Asp-tRNA(Asn)/Glu-tRNA(Gln) amidotransferase subunit GatA — MYRSFADIRTALSQGSTTVASLVQHYIDVVAQRNGELNAFLETYNEEALQQAHQIDQKIADGRAGRLAGMVIGLKDVICYQNHRLQAASRILDGFHSQFSATVVERLLAEDAIILGRQNCDEFAMGSSSENSAFGAVRNAADINRVPGGSSGGSAVAVQAHMCTASLGTDTGGSVRQPASFCGLVGVKPTYGRLSRHGLLAYASSFDCIGTLTHTVEDAALLLEVMAGADNFDSTASTQPVTPYSKQVEEQPKRGKVAYIRETVESEGVSSEVKEHILRAIEMLRSEGFTVEAVDFPLLEYILPTYYILTTAEASTNLARYDGVRYGYRSPRATDLESLYKLTRSEAFGKEVQRRILLGTFVLSASYYDAYFTKAQRVRRLIMEKTKAILAEYDFILSPTSPTTAFRVGELSDNPLQMYLADIFSVQANVAGIPAISIPCGNDTEGMSIGLQVMGNFFEEAKMLAFARFLMEKCAN, encoded by the coding sequence TTGTACCGCTCTTTTGCCGATATCCGCACCGCCTTGTCGCAAGGTTCAACTACGGTAGCTTCCTTGGTGCAGCATTACATAGATGTTGTTGCCCAAAGGAACGGAGAACTCAACGCTTTTTTGGAAACATACAACGAGGAAGCGTTGCAACAGGCACATCAGATTGACCAAAAAATCGCTGACGGCCGTGCAGGCAGGCTCGCAGGCATGGTCATCGGGCTGAAAGATGTCATTTGCTACCAAAATCACCGTTTACAAGCAGCGAGCCGCATTTTAGATGGTTTTCACTCCCAGTTTTCGGCTACTGTGGTAGAGCGATTGCTGGCCGAAGATGCCATTATATTAGGCAGGCAAAACTGCGATGAGTTTGCAATGGGTTCATCCAGCGAAAACTCGGCGTTTGGTGCTGTGCGCAATGCTGCCGATATCAACCGCGTGCCCGGTGGTTCTTCGGGCGGCTCGGCAGTGGCTGTGCAGGCACATATGTGTACCGCTTCATTAGGAACGGATACGGGCGGCTCGGTGCGCCAACCGGCTTCCTTTTGCGGGCTTGTCGGCGTAAAGCCTACCTACGGTCGCCTTTCGCGGCACGGGTTGCTGGCTTATGCCTCATCTTTTGACTGCATCGGTACACTTACGCATACGGTTGAAGACGCGGCACTGCTGTTAGAAGTTATGGCCGGTGCCGATAATTTTGACAGCACTGCTTCTACCCAACCCGTAACGCCTTACAGCAAGCAGGTAGAAGAACAACCCAAGCGCGGCAAAGTTGCCTACATCCGCGAAACGGTAGAAAGCGAAGGCGTAAGCTCGGAGGTAAAAGAACATATCCTGCGGGCAATTGAAATGCTGCGAAGCGAAGGGTTTACCGTAGAAGCCGTTGATTTTCCGCTGCTGGAATACATTTTGCCTACATACTACATTCTTACGACAGCCGAGGCAAGCACCAACTTGGCGCGCTACGACGGTGTCCGCTACGGCTATCGCAGCCCCCGTGCAACCGACTTGGAAAGTCTTTACAAACTCACCCGCTCGGAGGCTTTCGGCAAGGAAGTACAGCGCCGTATCTTGCTCGGAACGTTCGTTTTGAGCGCAAGTTATTACGACGCTTATTTTACCAAAGCACAGCGCGTTCGTCGCCTGATTATGGAGAAAACCAAGGCAATTCTTGCCGAATATGACTTCATTTTGTCGCCAACCTCACCTACAACCGCATTCAGAGTAGGGGAATTGAGCGATAATCCGTTGCAAATGTATTTGGCAGATATTTTCTCGGTACAGGCCAACGTGGCAGGCATTCCGGCCATTTCTATCCCTTGCGGCAACGACACAGAGGGGATGTCCATAGGGCTTCAAGTAATGGGGAATTTCTTTGAAGAAGCGAAAATGCTTGCTTTTGCTCGCTTTTTAATGGAAAAATGTGCAAATTAA
- a CDS encoding lytic transglycosylase domain-containing protein, translating into MSDNSQPASFLCKAFLMLLLAAPFISSHSFAQTSDNQIDKDRMNRLKRMSDSLSIVRNYDVAIALFQDFMGLIYPMETKSAGEENDIAEAIATIDKDLIFKPLPNVVHYEDEDVVYDYIPRPTEVLVAQRFSCLNSQMPLTLNERVHEFIDFFTVRRRDYTMRMLAKKNIYFPIFEKYLAAYGLPDELKYLSIIESALNPRAISRAGAGGLWQFMPATGRMYGLKQNAFIDERFDPEKATEAACKYLKSLYNFFGGDWELALAAYNCGPGNIQKAIRRAGGKSNFWEIYNFLPKETRAYVPIFTAVVYAMNYAEEHNLVQDQPYFAIDYDVISINNYVPLRHIAEKLNVCLEDLEELNPELKRGIVPGTAAWAYPLRIPADRMDYFADNYEAIVKPGKSNAQVRYVAELTRPSRKAAVVTHKVRSGESLSTIAQKYGVSISNLKRWNNLSSDNIQVGKNLKVTPPTGDGEHKPVAATSSTTVIASNKPLPAEKSQTVVAKNTITKNAASQNTGNKAGVHIVDSGDTLWGIAKRYNMSVEQLKKLNNIKDNKLSLGQKIVVR; encoded by the coding sequence ATGTCAGATAATTCTCAACCGGCCTCGTTTCTGTGCAAGGCATTTCTGATGTTGCTGTTAGCGGCACCTTTTATCAGTTCCCATTCTTTTGCTCAAACATCTGACAATCAGATTGATAAGGATAGAATGAACCGATTAAAGCGCATGTCCGACTCTCTTTCCATTGTTCGGAATTACGATGTGGCAATTGCGCTTTTTCAGGATTTCATGGGTTTGATTTACCCGATGGAAACCAAGAGTGCAGGTGAGGAGAATGATATAGCAGAGGCAATTGCAACCATTGATAAAGATTTGATTTTCAAACCACTGCCCAATGTAGTTCATTACGAAGACGAGGATGTGGTTTACGATTACATACCCCGCCCAACCGAAGTGCTGGTAGCCCAGCGTTTTTCTTGTCTCAATTCGCAAATGCCGCTGACGCTGAACGAACGGGTACATGAATTCATAGACTTTTTTACTGTCCGCCGCCGCGATTACACCATGCGGATGCTTGCCAAAAAGAACATTTACTTCCCGATTTTTGAAAAGTATCTGGCAGCATATGGCCTTCCCGATGAGTTGAAATATCTGTCCATCATAGAGTCGGCATTAAATCCGCGTGCTATTTCCCGTGCAGGGGCTGGGGGGCTGTGGCAATTTATGCCCGCAACCGGCCGCATGTACGGGCTGAAACAAAACGCTTTTATAGATGAACGCTTTGACCCCGAAAAAGCAACGGAAGCAGCTTGTAAATACCTGAAATCGCTGTATAACTTTTTCGGCGGCGATTGGGAATTGGCATTGGCTGCTTATAACTGTGGCCCCGGCAATATCCAGAAAGCCATCCGCAGGGCAGGAGGCAAGAGTAATTTTTGGGAGATTTACAACTTTTTGCCCAAAGAAACCCGCGCCTATGTGCCTATTTTCACGGCGGTGGTTTATGCGATGAACTATGCCGAGGAACACAACTTGGTGCAAGACCAGCCCTATTTCGCCATTGACTACGATGTAATCAGCATTAACAATTATGTACCGCTGCGCCATATTGCGGAAAAGTTGAATGTATGCTTGGAAGATTTGGAAGAACTCAACCCCGAGCTGAAGCGCGGCATTGTACCCGGAACGGCTGCATGGGCTTATCCTCTGCGCATCCCTGCCGACCGGATGGATTACTTTGCCGATAATTACGAAGCGATTGTAAAACCCGGCAAATCTAATGCGCAGGTGCGTTATGTGGCAGAACTCACCCGTCCGTCGCGTAAAGCAGCCGTTGTTACGCACAAGGTGCGTAGTGGCGAATCGTTGAGCACAATTGCCCAAAAGTATGGTGTCAGCATCAGCAACTTGAAAAGATGGAATAACCTGAGTTCGGATAATATTCAGGTCGGCAAAAACCTGAAAGTTACTCCGCCGACAGGCGATGGTGAACACAAACCCGTTGCTGCCACGAGCTCAACTACTGTGATAGCTTCTAACAAGCCGTTACCTGCCGAAAAATCGCAGACCGTAGTTGCCAAAAATACAATTACAAAAAATGCTGCCTCCCAAAATACGGGCAACAAAGCAGGCGTGCATATTGTGGACAGCGGCGATACACTGTGGGGTATTGCCAAACGTTACAATATGTCGGTAGAGCAACTCAAAAAACTGAACAATATCAAAGACAACAAGCTGAGCTTAGGACAGAAAATTGTGGTGCGATAA